A region of Staphylococcus sp. IVB6181 DNA encodes the following proteins:
- a CDS encoding aldehyde dehydrogenase: MKTIEEKFNDCQSYYRTQITKDIKYRRKQLKSLKRAIIKYENQILAALHLDLGKNKVEAYATEIGMVLKSINTARKDIHKWAKTKQVNTPLYLFPSKSYIKKEPLGTVLIIGPFNYPVQLVFEPLIGAIAAGNTAIVKPSELTPNVASVISKIIEEAFESAYVTTVEGGVEETQSLLQHRFDYIFFTGSERVGRIVYEAASRHLTPVTLELGGKSPVIIDETANLKVASERVALGKFINAGQTCVAPDYVLIHESVQDEFIKALEGTINEFYGKEPDKSPDYGRIVNARHFDRLQALIDDNQDQIVIGGQTHAPSRYIAPTIIKDVHADNPTMQEEIFGPILPLLTYQTFDEAVEFIQARKRPLSLYLFSEDENNTDRVLNELSFGGGAINDTLMQLANPNLPFGGVGASGFGKYHGKYSFYTFTHEKSYIYKTTRLESGLVFPPYKGKFSYIKNLFK, encoded by the coding sequence TTGAAAACCATCGAAGAAAAATTCAATGATTGCCAAAGTTATTATCGTACACAAATCACTAAAGATATTAAATATCGCAGAAAACAGTTAAAGTCGCTTAAACGTGCAATCATTAAATATGAAAACCAAATTTTAGCTGCCTTGCATTTAGACTTAGGTAAAAATAAAGTGGAAGCTTATGCGACAGAAATCGGAATGGTGTTGAAAAGTATCAATACGGCACGCAAAGATATACATAAATGGGCGAAGACAAAACAAGTCAATACGCCGTTATATCTCTTTCCATCTAAAAGCTATATCAAAAAAGAACCGCTTGGGACAGTATTGATTATCGGACCTTTCAATTATCCGGTACAGCTCGTTTTCGAACCTTTAATCGGTGCAATCGCCGCAGGGAACACAGCTATTGTCAAACCTTCTGAACTGACACCGAATGTCGCTTCTGTCATCAGCAAAATCATAGAAGAGGCATTCGAGTCCGCTTATGTGACAACAGTAGAAGGCGGTGTAGAGGAGACGCAAAGCTTGTTGCAGCACCGTTTTGATTATATCTTCTTTACGGGCAGTGAACGCGTAGGCCGTATTGTCTATGAAGCCGCAAGCCGTCATTTAACACCTGTGACTTTAGAGCTTGGAGGCAAGTCTCCAGTGATAATTGATGAAACAGCGAATTTAAAAGTAGCGAGTGAACGTGTGGCTTTAGGCAAGTTTATCAATGCAGGCCAAACATGTGTCGCACCTGATTATGTACTCATCCATGAATCAGTTCAAGATGAATTTATCAAAGCATTGGAAGGTACAATCAATGAATTTTACGGCAAAGAGCCTGATAAGAGCCCTGATTACGGCCGTATTGTCAATGCACGTCATTTTGACAGACTTCAAGCACTGATTGATGACAATCAAGATCAAATTGTAATCGGCGGTCAAACACATGCACCTTCACGCTATATTGCGCCGACAATTATAAAAGATGTCCATGCGGATAACCCGACGATGCAAGAAGAAATTTTCGGACCGATTTTGCCGCTGTTGACCTATCAAACATTTGATGAAGCGGTAGAATTTATTCAAGCTCGAAAACGTCCGTTATCGCTGTATTTGTTCAGTGAAGATGAAAACAATACAGATCGCGTACTGAATGAACTTTCATTCGGAGGCGGTGCGATTAACGACACATTAATGCAGCTTGCGAATCCTAATCTGCCGTTTGGCGGTGTAGGTGCTTCAGGTTTCGGCAAATACCACGGCAAATATTCATTCTATACATTTACACATGAGAAATCGTATATTTATAAAACAACACGATTAGAATCTGGACTTGTATTTCCGCCATATAAAGGGAAATTCTCTTACATTAAAAACTTATTTAAATAA
- a CDS encoding prephenate dehydratase domain-containing protein, whose product MNLYYLGPRGTFSYLASKQYLSEDQIHYQPKSNLYEVVQAVQNDSDSVGIVPIENSIEGTINIIADGLAHQNIYAIGEIHLNIHFGLYALPGTKTEEIQTVYSIAPAISQTNRFIQQHQFSIGYSESTVQSLDYIDAHTGAIAPMGINETHTYETIEENIEDFPHNVTRFLVIGNRLTLSDNATDTMLMITPKYDKAGLLANILNTFSIFNINLSWIESRPLKTQLGMYRFFVQADASLDSELDKVIKILETLDYQVKIIGSFVKQIED is encoded by the coding sequence ATGAATTTATACTATTTAGGTCCAAGGGGAACGTTCTCTTATTTAGCGTCTAAACAATACCTTTCAGAAGACCAAATCCATTATCAGCCGAAATCCAATTTGTACGAAGTCGTACAAGCTGTTCAAAACGACTCTGACAGCGTTGGGATTGTCCCGATTGAAAATTCTATCGAAGGCACCATCAATATCATCGCAGATGGTTTAGCCCATCAAAATATTTACGCTATCGGCGAAATCCATCTCAACATTCACTTTGGTCTGTATGCCTTGCCGGGCACAAAAACAGAAGAGATTCAAACGGTCTATTCTATCGCACCTGCGATCAGTCAGACGAATCGTTTTATCCAGCAGCACCAATTCAGTATCGGCTATTCTGAAAGTACTGTTCAAAGTTTAGACTATATCGACGCACATACAGGCGCAATCGCACCCATGGGAATCAATGAAACACATACGTATGAAACGATTGAAGAAAATATTGAGGACTTTCCGCACAATGTGACACGTTTCCTCGTTATCGGGAATCGTTTAACGCTGTCTGACAACGCCACAGACACGATGCTGATGATTACACCGAAATACGATAAAGCAGGTTTGCTCGCAAATATTCTCAATACATTTTCTATTTTCAATATCAACTTATCTTGGATTGAATCACGACCGTTAAAAACACAATTAGGTATGTACCGCTTCTTCGTTCAAGCAGATGCTTCTTTAGATTCTGAACTGGACAAAGTCATTAAAATTCTTGAAACGCTAGATTATCAAGTTAAAATTATCGGTTCATTTGTGAAACAAATCGAAGATTAA
- a CDS encoding nitric oxide synthase oxygenase gives MLIEKATEFIHTMYRELGYDETIIKQRLDDIQDQINQTGTYRHTSEELTYGARMAWRNSNRCIGRLFWETLIVQDARDVKDNDGFIDAIHKHLAEATNNGKIQSYITIFAPEDDNPPIIYNNQLIRYAGYENAGDPAERTMTQLAQHMGWEGKGTDFDVLPLIYQLPGEQHPRMHELPESLVFEVPIEHRSYPKLKDLGLKWYAVPIISNMDLKIGGITYPTIPFNGWYMVNEIAVRNFTDTYRYNLLEKVAEAFEFDTLKNTSFNKDRVMVELNDAVYHSFKKAGASIVDHLTAAKQFEHFERNEAQANREVTGKWSWLVPSLSPTLVSNYHHGYKNVMKEPNFFYKKKAESTGCPFH, from the coding sequence ATGTTAATAGAGAAAGCAACTGAATTTATTCACACAATGTATCGAGAACTTGGTTATGACGAAACAATAATCAAACAACGCTTGGATGACATCCAAGATCAAATCAATCAAACAGGGACTTATCGTCATACTTCAGAAGAACTTACTTACGGTGCCCGTATGGCTTGGCGCAACTCCAACCGCTGTATCGGACGTTTATTTTGGGAAACTCTGATTGTACAAGATGCACGAGATGTTAAAGACAACGACGGATTTATCGATGCCATTCATAAGCATTTGGCCGAAGCAACGAACAACGGCAAAATCCAATCTTACATTACAATCTTCGCACCTGAAGATGATAATCCTCCGATTATTTATAATAATCAGCTGATTCGCTATGCAGGTTATGAAAATGCAGGAGATCCGGCTGAAAGAACTATGACACAGCTTGCACAACATATGGGCTGGGAAGGCAAAGGCACAGACTTCGACGTTCTTCCTTTGATTTATCAGCTGCCCGGCGAGCAGCATCCAAGGATGCATGAACTGCCTGAATCCCTTGTCTTTGAAGTGCCGATTGAACACCGCAGCTATCCAAAACTTAAAGACCTCGGCCTTAAATGGTATGCTGTGCCGATTATTTCCAATATGGATTTGAAAATAGGCGGAATTACTTATCCGACGATTCCATTCAACGGCTGGTATATGGTCAATGAGATTGCGGTCCGCAACTTTACAGATACGTATCGCTACAATTTGTTAGAAAAAGTTGCAGAAGCGTTCGAATTTGATACACTTAAGAATACTTCATTCAATAAAGATCGTGTGATGGTAGAGTTGAACGATGCTGTCTACCATTCATTCAAAAAGGCCGGTGCATCGATTGTCGATCATCTGACGGCCGCAAAACAATTCGAACACTTCGAACGTAATGAAGCACAAGCAAATCGTGAGGTCACAGGCAAATGGTCATGGCTCGTACCTTCATTATCACCTACGCTTGTATCCAACTATCATCATGGATACAAAAATGTGATGAAAGAACCGAACTTCTTCTACAAGAAGAAAGCTGAAAGTACTGGCTGTCCTTTCCATTAA
- a CDS encoding nicotinate phosphoribosyltransferase, giving the protein MYQFKDDSLMLHNDLYQINMAESYWYDNVHERKAVFDLYFRKMPFDSGYAVFNGLRRIIQFIENFQFTETDLEYLKSIGYQDDFINYLKELRFTGSIRAMEEGEVCFNNEPLLRVEAPLIQAQLIETILLNIVNFHTLIATKASCIKQVAPNDILMEFGTRRAQEEDAALWGARAAIIGGFNSTSNVRAGKLFGIPVSGTHAHAFVQTYGDEYVAFKKYAERHKDCVFLVDTFHTLKSGVPSAIKVAKELGDKINFIGIRLDSGDIAYLSKEARKMLDEAGFTDAKIIASNDLDEQTIMSLKAQGAKVDSWGIGTKLITGNDQPALGAVYKLVAIEDENGNYQDRIKLSNNAEKVTTPGKKNVYRIINKATGKAEGDYITLANEDPYAEQPLKLFHPVHTYKSKKIKSFDAIDLHKDIYTEGKLVYDLPDEKTAQDFLQTNLEHLWEENKRFLNPQEYPVDLSKACWENKQQKIFEVAEDVKEMEERHE; this is encoded by the coding sequence ATGTATCAATTTAAAGATGACAGCTTAATGCTTCATAATGACTTATACCAAATTAACATGGCTGAAAGTTATTGGTATGATAACGTCCACGAAAGAAAGGCAGTCTTTGATTTGTATTTCCGCAAGATGCCATTTGACAGTGGTTACGCTGTGTTCAATGGATTACGCAGAATCATTCAATTTATCGAAAACTTCCAATTTACAGAAACGGATTTAGAATACTTAAAATCAATCGGATATCAAGATGATTTCATCAATTATTTGAAAGAATTGAGATTTACAGGCAGTATCCGTGCAATGGAAGAAGGCGAAGTCTGCTTTAATAATGAGCCGCTTCTCAGAGTGGAAGCACCACTGATTCAAGCACAGCTGATTGAAACAATTTTATTAAATATTGTGAACTTCCATACACTGATCGCGACAAAAGCCAGCTGTATTAAGCAAGTGGCTCCGAATGATATTTTAATGGAATTCGGAACAAGACGTGCTCAAGAAGAAGATGCGGCATTGTGGGGTGCACGTGCAGCCATTATCGGCGGCTTCAACTCTACAAGTAATGTCAGAGCCGGCAAGCTATTCGGCATTCCGGTATCAGGTACACATGCCCATGCATTTGTACAAACATACGGCGATGAATATGTAGCATTTAAAAAATATGCGGAACGTCATAAAGATTGCGTCTTCTTAGTCGATACTTTCCACACATTGAAATCAGGTGTGCCGAGTGCGATTAAAGTCGCAAAAGAGTTAGGAGATAAAATCAACTTCATCGGCATTCGTTTAGATTCAGGCGATATTGCTTACTTATCTAAAGAAGCACGCAAGATGTTGGATGAAGCGGGCTTTACAGACGCTAAAATCATTGCATCTAACGACTTGGATGAACAAACGATTATGAGCTTGAAAGCACAAGGTGCTAAAGTGGATTCATGGGGTATTGGTACGAAATTGATTACAGGCAACGATCAACCTGCTTTAGGTGCCGTATATAAATTAGTCGCGATCGAAGATGAAAACGGCAATTATCAAGACCGCATCAAATTATCGAATAATGCGGAAAAAGTAACGACGCCAGGCAAGAAAAATGTTTACCGTATTATAAATAAAGCAACAGGCAAAGCAGAAGGGGATTATATTACATTAGCGAATGAAGACCCTTATGCGGAACAACCGTTGAAATTGTTCCACCCTGTACACACATATAAAAGCAAAAAAATAAAATCGTTTGATGCGATTGATTTGCATAAAGATATTTATACAGAAGGTAAATTAGTCTATGACTTGCCTGATGAAAAGACAGCGCAAGATTTCTTGCAAACCAACCTTGAACATCTATGGGAAGAAAACAAACGTTTCTTAAACCCTCAAGAATATCCAGTCGACTTAAGCAAAGCTTGCTGGGAAAACAAACAGCAAAAAATCTTTGAAGTAGCAGAAGATGTGAAAGAAATGGAGGAACGACATGAGTAA
- the nadE gene encoding ammonia-dependent NAD(+) synthetase: MSNELQEIILNEMKVKQSLDSQQEVHEIVQFIKRYVQSHSFIQSLVLGISGGQDSTLAGRLCQLAVEALRSEDRSVKFIAVKLPYGVQKDADEVEDALNFIQPDETVTVNIKPAVDESVKALKEAGIALTDFQRGNEKARERMKVQFAIAANQSGIVVGTDHSAENITGFFTKYGDGAADIAPLFGLNKRQGRQLLEYLGAPKHLYEKVPTADLEDDKPQLPDEEALGVTYQAIDDYLEGKPVSEADQKVIENHYLKNAHKRELAYTRYTWPKVENDSEKE, encoded by the coding sequence ATGAGTAATGAATTGCAGGAGATAATCCTTAACGAAATGAAAGTCAAACAGTCTTTAGACAGTCAGCAAGAAGTGCATGAGATTGTGCAATTTATTAAACGCTATGTTCAAAGCCATAGTTTTATCCAATCTTTAGTGTTAGGAATTTCAGGCGGACAAGATTCGACTTTAGCAGGACGTTTATGCCAACTTGCGGTGGAAGCTTTGCGTTCAGAAGACAGATCAGTCAAATTCATCGCAGTGAAATTACCGTACGGTGTGCAAAAAGATGCGGATGAGGTTGAAGATGCATTGAACTTTATTCAACCGGATGAAACAGTGACAGTCAATATCAAACCTGCTGTAGATGAAAGTGTCAAAGCATTGAAAGAAGCGGGTATTGCATTGACTGATTTCCAGCGCGGCAATGAAAAAGCACGCGAACGTATGAAAGTGCAATTTGCGATTGCGGCTAACCAAAGCGGTATAGTTGTCGGTACAGATCATTCTGCAGAAAACATTACAGGCTTCTTTACGAAGTATGGCGATGGAGCTGCAGATATTGCGCCTTTATTCGGTTTGAATAAGCGTCAAGGCCGTCAATTATTAGAATATCTCGGTGCACCGAAACATCTTTATGAAAAAGTACCGACTGCTGATTTAGAAGATGATAAACCGCAATTGCCGGATGAAGAAGCTTTAGGTGTCACATATCAAGCCATCGATGATTATTTAGAAGGCAAACCGGTATCAGAAGCAGATCAAAAAGTAATAGAAAACCACTATTTGAAAAATGCACATAAGCGTGAATTAGCATATACACGCTACACTTGGCCGAAAGTTGAAAATGATTCAGAAAAAGAGTGA
- a CDS encoding DUF2179 domain-containing protein, with product MLLIIFIINVAYVTCLTVRTILTLKGYRYVAAAVSFLEVLIYIIGLGLVMANLDKFQNIVAYALGFSVGIIVGMKIEEKLALGYSVVNVTTANYELDLPTQLRNLGYGVTHFPAYGRDGERLVMQILTPRRFELKLMDTIKQLDDKAFVIAYEARTLHGGFWVKGVRSKKLKAYDTDEI from the coding sequence ATGCTGTTAATTATTTTTATCATCAACGTCGCATACGTCACATGTTTAACCGTACGCACAATCTTAACGTTAAAAGGTTATCGTTATGTTGCGGCTGCGGTGAGTTTCCTTGAAGTACTCATCTATATTATCGGACTAGGTTTGGTTATGGCGAACTTAGATAAATTCCAAAATATAGTTGCTTATGCATTAGGCTTCTCAGTCGGTATTATCGTAGGTATGAAGATTGAGGAAAAACTTGCTTTAGGTTATTCAGTCGTCAATGTGACAACGGCTAATTACGAATTAGATCTCCCTACACAATTAAGAAATTTAGGCTATGGTGTAACACACTTCCCGGCATACGGCCGAGATGGTGAACGCTTAGTCATGCAAATCCTGACGCCAAGACGCTTTGAACTTAAATTGATGGATACCATCAAACAATTAGATGATAAAGCATTTGTGATTGCGTATGAAGCAAGAACATTGCATGGCGGGTTCTGGGTTAAAGGCGTTAGAAGTAAAAAATTGAAAGCGTATGATACAGATGAAATTTGA
- a CDS encoding NETI motif-containing protein, producing MKFEVEENETIQECLERMRAAGYMPVKRFEKPVYRENKDGSIEVERQHIQFVGKKIQ from the coding sequence ATGAAATTTGAAGTAGAAGAAAACGAAACAATTCAAGAATGTCTAGAACGTATGAGAGCAGCGGGTTACATGCCCGTCAAACGCTTTGAAAAACCTGTTTATCGCGAAAATAAAGATGGCAGCATAGAAGTAGAACGCCAGCATATTCAATTTGTCGGCAAGAAAATTCAATAA
- the purB gene encoding adenylosuccinate lyase has translation MIERYSREEMSQIWTDQNRYEAWLEVEILACEAWSELGFIPKEDVKKIRENARVDVDRAKEIELETRHDVVAFTRQVSETLGEERKWVHYGLTSTDVVDTALSYQIKQANEILEKDIERFIEVLAAKAKKYKYTLMMGRTHGVHAEPTTFGVKMALWYQEMIRNFERFKAVRKEIEVGKMSGAVGTFANIPPEIEAYVTKHLGIGYAPVSTQTLQRDRHAYYIATLALIATSMEKFAVEVRNLQKTETREVEEAFAKGQKGSSAMPHKRNPIGSENITGISRVIRGYITTAYENVPLWHERDISHSSAERIMLPDVTIALDYALNRFTNIIDRLTVFEDNMMANINKTFGLIYSQRVLLTLINKGMVREQAYDLVQPKAMESWETKTPFRELLEQDSQITDVLSKEDLDKAFDPKHHLNQVDTIFERAGLAE, from the coding sequence ATGATTGAACGTTATTCTCGTGAAGAAATGTCACAAATTTGGACAGACCAAAATCGTTATGAAGCATGGTTAGAGGTTGAAATTCTAGCGTGCGAAGCTTGGAGTGAATTAGGTTTTATCCCAAAAGAAGACGTTAAGAAAATCCGTGAAAATGCACGTGTTGATGTAGATCGCGCAAAAGAAATCGAATTAGAAACACGTCATGATGTCGTTGCATTTACACGCCAAGTCTCTGAAACTTTAGGCGAAGAACGTAAATGGGTACACTATGGATTAACTTCAACTGACGTAGTAGACACAGCGTTAAGCTACCAAATCAAACAAGCAAACGAAATTTTGGAAAAAGACATTGAACGTTTTATCGAAGTTTTAGCTGCGAAAGCTAAAAAATATAAATATACATTAATGATGGGGCGTACACATGGTGTACATGCTGAGCCGACAACTTTCGGTGTGAAAATGGCATTATGGTATCAAGAAATGATCCGCAACTTCGAACGTTTCAAAGCAGTGCGCAAAGAAATCGAAGTCGGTAAAATGAGCGGTGCAGTGGGTACATTCGCGAACATTCCGCCAGAAATCGAAGCATATGTTACAAAACATTTAGGTATTGGCTATGCACCGGTTTCAACACAAACATTGCAGCGTGATCGTCATGCTTACTACATTGCGACATTAGCTTTAATTGCGACTTCAATGGAAAAATTCGCAGTAGAAGTGCGCAACTTGCAAAAAACTGAAACACGAGAAGTAGAAGAAGCATTCGCAAAAGGCCAAAAAGGCTCTTCAGCAATGCCGCATAAACGTAATCCTATCGGTTCAGAAAATATTACAGGTATCTCACGTGTCATCCGCGGTTACATCACAACAGCATATGAAAATGTTCCTTTATGGCATGAACGTGATATTTCACATTCATCTGCTGAACGTATTATGCTTCCAGATGTTACAATCGCATTAGACTATGCATTGAATCGTTTCACAAATATCATTGACCGTTTAACTGTCTTTGAAGACAATATGATGGCTAACATCAATAAAACATTCGGTTTAATCTATTCTCAACGTGTCTTATTAACTTTAATCAATAAAGGTATGGTGCGTGAACAAGCTTATGACTTAGTTCAACCTAAAGCCATGGAATCTTGGGAAACTAAAACACCATTCAGAGAATTGCTTGAACAAGACAGCCAAATCACAGATGTATTAAGCAAAGAAGACTTAGATAAAGCCTTTGATCCTAAACATCATTTAAACCAAGTAGACACTATTTTCGAACGTGCAGGGCTTGCGGAATAA
- a CDS encoding YerC/YecD family TrpR-related protein, producing the protein MQIEKLRGKALDELFDAILTLENREECYQFFDDLCTVNEIQSLSQRLQVAKMIKQGYTYATIEKETGASTATISRVKRSLQWGNDAYTVVLDRLNIETND; encoded by the coding sequence ATGCAAATTGAGAAGTTGCGCGGGAAAGCATTGGATGAATTATTCGATGCGATTTTAACCCTGGAAAATAGAGAAGAATGTTATCAGTTTTTCGATGACTTATGTACAGTAAATGAAATTCAATCATTATCTCAAAGACTCCAAGTCGCTAAAATGATTAAGCAAGGCTATACGTATGCGACGATAGAAAAAGAAACAGGTGCTTCAACAGCAACCATCTCCAGAGTAAAACGTTCATTACAATGGGGTAATGATGCTTATACAGTTGTATTAGATCGCTTAAACATTGAAACTAATGATTAA
- a CDS encoding heptaprenylglyceryl phosphate synthase codes for MYDIKKWQHVFKLDPAKSISDEDLDRICMSDTDAIVIGGTDNVTEDNVISLMMRVRRYPLPLVLEISNLESIMPGFDFYFVPMVLNSPDVQYHNGLLLEALKDYGYMMDFDEIMFQGYIVLNPDSKVAQKTKAKTDLNEEDIEAYALMTDKVYQFPIMYIEYSGTFGNMDLVRTAKQNTEQAHVFYGGGIQSLSDAKAAAQEADTIVVGNLVYTDIKQALKTVKIKELS; via the coding sequence ATGTACGACATAAAAAAGTGGCAACATGTATTTAAATTAGATCCAGCAAAATCAATAAGTGATGAAGATTTAGATAGAATCTGTATGTCTGATACAGATGCAATTGTGATTGGTGGAACTGACAATGTGACTGAAGACAATGTGATTTCATTGATGATGCGTGTCCGTCGTTATCCGCTTCCACTCGTCCTCGAAATTTCCAATTTAGAAAGCATCATGCCGGGCTTTGATTTCTACTTTGTCCCGATGGTCTTAAACAGTCCAGACGTACAATATCACAACGGATTATTACTTGAAGCCTTAAAAGATTACGGATATATGATGGACTTTGATGAAATTATGTTCCAAGGCTACATCGTGTTAAATCCAGATTCGAAAGTGGCACAAAAAACAAAAGCCAAGACAGACTTGAATGAGGAAGATATTGAAGCTTATGCGTTGATGACGGATAAAGTGTATCAATTTCCGATTATGTACATAGAATACAGCGGCACCTTCGGCAATATGGATTTGGTCCGTACTGCGAAACAAAATACAGAACAAGCACATGTATTTTACGGCGGCGGAATACAATCGCTCAGCGATGCCAAAGCTGCTGCACAAGAAGCAGATACGATTGTCGTCGGCAACCTTGTATATACAGATATCAAGCAGGCATTGAAAACAGTTAAAATAAAGGAGTTATCTTAA